The DNA sequence ACCGCGGACGCCGAGGAGGCGATCCGCATCCGGGAATCCGTGCACGCCACGTTGCGCTCGGCGCATCTGCCCGGCCGGGACTGGATGCCGGAGGATCTCATCAACTTCGTGGCGGACTTCTTCGACCACGAGCGCGTGTTCGGGACTGCGGCGGACATCCGGATCGAATACGAAGACATGAAGCCGCTGCGGGATCATGTCTCGAACCCGGAGGTGGCGTCAGCCGTCGCCGACAACTTCATCAAGTTCCGGAAGTCCGGCGGGAAGGAAACCGCACTGCAATGTTTCTCCGTGCGGCAGTATCCCAAGTACTATCGCCTTGGCCACATGGGCGCGCTGATCGGGGATTATTACCAGATGGCACTGTCGATTCCGTGCCCATTCCTGATCACGATGGGCGCCATCATCCTCGATTACGAGTCGGCGCGCTCCAGGGCGCAGATCAAGGCAGCGCGGGCGACCCAGGCGGCGGGATCCTACATGGCCCACTTCCAGCCCGATCTGCAGGACCGCAAGCGCGACTGGGACATGGTGCTGCGGGCCTTCGACAACGGGCGCAATGTGGTGCAGATGTGCCACCAGATCGTGCTGGTCTCCCGGCTGGAGGATGCGGCGAAGGCAGAGCACGCGGTAAGGGCGGTCTGGCGGGCGCGCGGCTTCGATCTGGCAAAGGATTTTTATCTCCAGCACCAGGCGCTGATGGCGGCGCTTCCGATGACCTTTACACAGCCGCTGCAGAGGGACCTGCGGGTGTTCGGGCGCGTCAGCACCAAGACTGCGGACAACGCCGTGATGATGGCGCCTTTCATCGCGGAGTGGAAGGGGACCGAAACGCCCGTGCTGACGCTCTTCGGGCGGCGCGGGCAGATCATGACTTTCGACCTGTTCGATAACACGGGGGGCAACTACAACTTCGCTTGCGCGGCCCTGTCCGGATCGGGCAAGTCGGTGCTGGTGAATGAGATTGCGTTCCGCTACCTGGGCGCCGGCGCCAAGGTCTGGATCATCGACGTTGGCCGTTCCTACCGAAACCTTTGCGAGCTTCTGGACGGAGAGTTCGTCGAGTTCACGGACGAGCGGCGCAACACGCTGTGCCTCAATCCCTTCTCCATGGTCGTGGACATCAACAACGACATGGAGATGATTCTGCCCCTCATCGCTCAGATGGCGAGCCCACGGGAGCCGCTGGACAACTACGGCTACGCGGCCCTGGCCTCGGCCATCAAGCGGGTATGGGACCAGAAGGGCAAGCAGGCCACCATCACCGATGTCTATGAGCTGCTGCGCACCGGGCGCCTGACAGACGACGAGGAAATGGAGCGGGATCTGTCACGCCTAGCGACCGCCCTGGAGCCGTACACGAGGCACGGGGTGTACGCCAGCTACTTCGAGGGCGAGGCCAACATCGCGTTTCACAAGGATTTCGTGGTCCTGGAGTTGGAGGAGCTGAAGAGCAAGAAGGACCTTCAGGCGGTGGTGATGCAGCTCATGATGTACCGCATCACCCAGGAGATGTATCTCGACCGATCCAGGCGGAAGCTCGTCATCATCGACGAGGCGTGGGACCTGATGGGCAGCGGATCGAGCGCCGGGTTCATCGAGGCCGGATACCGGCGGGCGCGAAAGTATGGCGGTGCCTTCGGCACCGTCACGCAGTCCGTCGAGGACTACTACAAGAACGACGCGACCAAGGCGGCGATCCAGAACGCGGACTGGCTGTTCCTGCTGCGGCAGAAACCCGAATCCATCGACCGGCTGGGCAAGGAGGGCAAGCTGCACGTGGACGAATGGATGAAGCGGCAGTTGTCCAGCGTTGCGACCGAGCACGGCCACTACTCGGAAATCTTTGTGCACGGACCGATGGGGTCGGGTGTGGGTCGGCTCATTCTCGATCCATTCTCCATGCTGCTCTACTCGACCAGGGCGGAGGACTTCCAGGCGATCAAATCTCTCAAGGACCAGGGGATGTCCGTGATCGAGGCGATCGAGACGATCTTGCAGCAAAGAGGCAGTCAGTAATGCAGACCACCGTCGCCGCGCTTTCCCTGCCGGACACGGAGCTTGTCAGACGCGCAGTGGCCGATCCGCCGCACTGGGCGGGGCGAAAGATCCTCCCTTGGGACGAAGACGCCTTCCGCGCCGTGGAGCCGTTCGTTGTCGAGAAGTACTGGTCGGGCCAGCACTCCATCAACGTCTTCGAGGTCGTCGGCACGCAACACCCGGACTACCAGGGCATGACCTGGCTGGAATTCCTTCAGCAAGGCAAGCGCATGCGCCAGAACCTCGCTCTCCAGGAGAGCAATCCAGACTACTACCTCGAGGACGCCGTGAAACTGCCGACGATGTACTACGTCGCCATCGACGGCTCGGGGTGGTACGTGGCCGGCGACGGCAATCATCGTACCTGCATCGCCCGGTTCATGTTCCACCGGATGGGCCGGACCATGCTGCACGGGGTCAATGTCGAGTCGTACCGCACGGACAGGCATGCGGCGGAGGTTTTCCGGGCGCTGCGCGAAATGATCACCAGGAAGGGCCTTCCGCTGCTGGCCGAGCCGTACCGGGAAAAACTTTCCCGTGACGATACCGGCGGCTGGATGCGGGAAACGTACAGGGTGGGAATCCTGCTGCGCGACCTGGCGAAAGGGACGGAAGAGGTTTTGGCGCCGATGGAGGCGGAAAGGAAACTTGATGGAATCAAACGGGAAAACAGACTGCGCCGCTGGTGGCGGCGGATTGTTGGGTGACGGCACGGCACCCGTTGCGCCTCAGCAGACCGGGCTGTACGGGCATGCCCTGACATGGTTTCTCTCAGTGCTCTCGGCGGTCATTGTCGGCGCGGCGTGGGTATATACCCACCCGGCGCCGAGGTTTGCAGTGGTGGACGTGGCGAGGCTGGCAAACGAAGAGGTGGAAAATCTCACGCAGCGCATCCGCCCGGACATGAGCGACCAGGAGCGGACCGCCCTGATAAATCAGGCCGGCGCAGTCGGCGGGCGGATTGAAGAGGCACTCGAAACACTCGGCCGGGAATGCCGCTGTGTCATCCTGCACGCGGGGGCCGTCGTGAATGGCCGGGGGGACATCCCCGACATGACGGGGAGGGTCAGGGAACTGCTTGCTGCCAAAAAATAATGCGTGCATCTGCCTTTCTGATTTTTTTCGCGATTGTTGTTCCTGGCGCGGCGTTCGGCGGCGCGGGGATCGATTACCCTTCCGCCTGGGAGTGCGACCAGGCCAGGTTCAACTGGTACTGCGACCTTCCGCCGGAGCAGAAACAACAGGAAACGCAGCGTGCGAAGGAAAAGCCGAAGTCCAAAGAGGAGCTCGCGCTTGAGCGTCTGGAGGCGAAGGCCCGCAGGCTCAAGGAACTCCGGGCGCTGGCCATCCTGGAGCCGACGCCTGAGCACATCGCGGCCTACATCCGGGCGCAGGAGGAGACGATGCAGATGGCCGCCACGTTTTCGGATGTATGGCGGCGTGTCGTCTGGCAGAACCCGGACCTGAACTACGAGCTGAAGCGCCCGGTGAACAATGCGGCAATCGACACTTACAACAAGGTCCGCCGGGAGGCGGAGATGAAGGTCCTGGACGAAATCAAAAAGGACTGGGGGATATTTTTCTTCTTCAGGTCGGACTGTCCATATTGCCATCGCATGGCGCCGACGCTGCGCTTCCTGTCGGACATGTACGGGATCACCGTCTTTCCGGTGACGCTTGACGGGCGGGGTCTGCCGGAGTATCCGGACCCGAGGCCCGATAACGGGATGGCGCGGATGCTGAACATCACGCAGGTGCCGATGCTGGTGCTCGGCAATGTACGGGACCGGCGGCTGATTCCGCTGGGTTCCGGCGTCATTTCCGCGCAGGACGTGATCGAGCGTATTTACATCCTGGCCGGCACCAAGCCCGGGGAACTTTATTGAAAGGGGGTTCCATGCTGAAAAGACTTCTTGCATTGACTCTTTTCGTCTCCAGCGTTGCGGCGTATGCCGGAATACAGCAGGACATGCAGTCCTGGTTTGACAGCATGGGCGTCTATGGCAACGTGACGGGGACCCAGGCGCTCAAGGGGCAGACGGGGACCACGTTCTTCGGAGGGAACCTCTACATGCGCGCCCCCCAGCGCAACTACAGCCTGTTCAACGTCGCGCCGCCCAGCATCAAGGCCGGCTGCGGCGGCATCGACCTGTTCGCGGGCGCGTTCTCCTTCATGAATGCTGAACAGATCACCGCGCTGCTGCGCAACATGGCAAACAACGCCATCGGCGTCGCATTCCAGCTTGCAGTGGAGAGCGCGGCGCCGGAGCTGGCCGGGGTCCTCAAGTGGGCGCAGGACCAGGCTGCGAAAATGAACAGCGTGAACCTCAACTCGTGCCAGCTCTCCACCGGGCTGATGACCGCCTCCTGGCCGGACCGGGCGGCGGCGGAGAGGGTCGCACGGCGCATGGGACTGGACCCGAACAGCAACATCGTGAGCGACACCTGGAAGGCGTGGAACAGACTTTGGACGGAGGCGCCCGCCACGATCGCAAACGAATCCAGGCAATACGCACAGAACGATTCCCGCCTCAATGATTCTTTGGGCGACGTGAACGTCACCTGGAGCGCGATGAATCGCGTCGGCATATCGGATTCTGACGTCAGGGACCTCATGATGTCCATGATCGGGACAGTCATCATCACACGCAACAAGAGCGACGGCTCGAAGCCGGATGCGCGGTATGTGAAGCTCGGGGACAATGTCACGCTACGGGACTGGATCGGTGATCCGGGCGCAGCCGTGACGCAGACGAAAACCGTCATGACATGTCCGAACTATGACTGCCTGAATCCGGGCACGAGGGCGGTCCAGGTCCTGAACTTTGCGAGGTATGTCAGGGACCGCCTGGATTCGATCGTGGCGAAAGTCAGAAACAGACAGACGCAGAATCTGTCGCCAGGCGAATACATGATTCTGCAGGGGACGTACATCCCCGTGTGGAAGCTGGCCGTGCTGGCTTCCCGAAACGAGGCCGCGCAGGCCATGCTGGACGCCGCGCCGCGCGCCATCGCCCTGGACATCGCGTACACGTACCTGTCTTCGCTGCAGAAGGAGATGGACAAGGCGCTCCTCAACAGCCAGGCCACCGACTCACCGACCTTCCTTGAGGAGGTGAAGAAACTCCAGAGCCGCCTGGCGGAGGTGCGCGCCGAACTCGCCGGCGAGCTGAGGACGGAAATTCAGCAGGCGGGCCAGGCGATGGAGTACGCCCGGACGGCGGCGATGCTGTACGAACAGGTGAACCGGTCGCTGGACCTGAAGTTCAGGACGGCTGCGCAGCTTTTCGGGGGAGTGAAAGCGGCCCAGCAGTAAGCCAGGCGTCGCAGTCGTCAACAACCCCCGGCTGAAGCCGGGGCTTCGCGCCGCGTGGTTTGTTGAAGGGGATTAGCGTTGAATTTCGAGGTTTACTCTTACTGGAATATCGAGGAGCTCAAGGGCGTCTTCAACGCCGTGGCCGCCCTCATGGGCGGGGCCGACTTCCTCGGCCTGATGCGGACCCTGGCGCTCGTGATGATCCTTTCGCTCGCGCTGGTGGTGCTGGCCGGGCGCGGGAGGATGGAGAACTTCTGGCAGTGGGTCTTCATGGTGGCCATCCTCCACGGTGTGCTGTTCGTGCCCAAGACCAATGTGATTCTCGTCGACCGCACCGGAAGCCAGCCCACCCAGGTGGTCGCGAACGTGCCCATCGGCCTGGCGGCGCTCGCGCACACCGTCAGCAAAATCGGCGACTGGACCACCCGGGCGTTCGAGACGGTGTTTTCGCTGCCGGACGACATCAAATTCCAGAGTAGCGGCATGATGTTCGGGCAGCGGGTGCAGCAGGAGATGCGCTTTCTCAAAATCATCTCCTCGCCGCTTTCGGCGGACTTCAACGCCTGGTACCGGGAATGCGTCGTGCCGGAGATTGCCCTGACGAACGGCGCGATCCTGGATGACGTGATGCAGGCCCCGGACGCCTGGGCGGCCCTCAACGGGCGGACGAACCCGGCGCTGTACGTCACGATCAGCGACACCCTGATGAACTGCCAGCAGGCGTACGACAACCTCACCCAGAGGTTCAATGCGGAATCCAGGACCGTGCTCGACAGGTTCGCAACAGCGCTCCTGCCCGGCAATCCGGCTGCGGTGACGAAAGTCTCCAATGTCATCAACACGACCGACAGCCTGTTCCTCGGGATCAGCAGGAGCGCGGTCGATGCCATCCGGCAGGGCATCGTCGGCATGGCCCTGCTCGACGCCCACTGCAACGTGTTTGCGGAATCCAACAACCCCGCCAAGGCGGCCGCCTGTCTTGCGCAGGTGTCGTCGATCCGCTCCGCGAACGCCGCCTACACCGTGATGGCGAAAGTGGCGGAGTCCTCGATGCCGAAGCTGCGCAACGCGATCGAACTGGTCCAGTACGCGATCGCCCCCATCATCCTCCTGATTGCCGTGGTGTCCGGGCATTACGCGATCCGGGTGCTCAGGACGTATGCGATGAGTCTGGTGTGGATCCAGCTCTGGCCGCCGCTTTATGCCGTCGTGCACTACATCATGACCGTGAAGGCGCAGCAGCTTGCGCAGATGACCCAGAGCAACGGCGGGGCGATGGAGTGGCTCTCCATGGTGGACAGCGTGATGATGAGCGACCAGGCGGTGGCGGGCATGCTCGTCGTTGCGATTCCGCCCATTGCCGCCGCGCTGGTCAAAGGGGGCGAGGTGGGGCTTCAGGCGGTGGCCGGCCTGGTCACGCCGCCAAGGAGCGCGGAGAAGGAGGCGGCGGAGATCGCGCGGGGCAATTACACGGCGGGGCAGTTCAGCGCGGCTCCGACGCTCACTACCGGCGCATGGTCCGCAAAGGTGATGAGTACGGACGGAACGGTGACGAATGTATTTGCCAGTGGCGAATCCGCCCTCGACGCCCGGCTGCGCATGCACAATCTCGGCGCGGCAATAAACTTCGACCAGAGAATGGCCACCGCGGTCCAGCGGCAGGCTGAGCGGGCCGAGCAGGCCTCCGCGACAGAGGCGGTCGAGGCCGCACAGACGGTGACATCCGCGCTCTCGAACGCCGTGACATCCGGATTGGTCCGGTCCCGCGGCGAGGGCGGGCGGACCACGTTCACGGCCGCCGACCGGACGGAGTTCTCCGAGAATGTGGCCAAGGCGATGAACCTGGCCGCAAGCCACCTGCACCGCAAGGGCCTCGACCAGACCCTGGCGGCGGAGATCGCAGGGCTCGCGACTGCTTCATTCGGGATGCCGGAGCTTTTGAAAAAGATCTCGCCGGCGCAGATCGAGGCCACGCTGCAAGCGAAAGGCTTATCCAACACGAAGGCCAGCGACGTGCTTCAGGCGGCGAGGGAGCTTTCGGAAAACAAAGAGTTCAGGGAAGCCGTCCAGAAGCTCAGAAGCACCGGCAGGTCGGATGAATTTGGCATCACCGACGAATCGCGCCGGCAGGGCGCGAAAGAGACGGCGGCCAGGCTGGAAGACGCCTTCTCGCGCGCAGAAAGCGCGGGGGCGCAATACCAGAGGTCGCTCGCGCTGCGGGAGCAGGCGTCGAAAATCAGTCAGGCAGGCGGCGCCTTCAATGTCAACGCAATGCGGGAATTCGTGGACTGGCTGGAGCGGGAGCGGCCGGATGCGGTGGCGGATCTGCGACGGGGATGGATACGCGGCGGCAACCCGGCGACGGCGGAGCTTGTCCAGGCCGCGTCCGAGGATTGGCTGGGGCGCGAGAAGCTGCAGAAGCTTGCCGACGAGTTCATCCAGGAGCGCGCCGCGAAACTCGTCGACGAGAAGGCGCTGAGTCCCGATGTGCGCGGTTTTTACGAGGTCGAAACGGAAAAACTCCCGGACGGCACCGATGTGCGAAGCCACGGGGAAGGGAACCAGGCGGCGGTTGAGAACCAGGCCGCGCGGCACGGTGTTGCGCCGGGGAGCGCTGTGACCCTGAACCGTCATGTGCCGGGGCAGGTGGAGGCGACGGGCAACGAGGCGGACGCAAGAATCGGGAAACAAAAAGGAGAAATCGAGCGGGAGGGCGGCGGACTCAAGGAAAAGACCAAAAAAGCAGAAGAACCACAATCGCTGCTTGGGCTTGCTGGAACTTCTGCACTCAATTTAGCGGGATCCGTAGCGCCTCGAGGCACGGTATGGCTCTTAGACAAGTCAGCCTCAGGAGTTGGACTACAGCCGACGGCGGCGTTCTGGCGTCGTGATGCCGACAGCTACGAAGGCGGTTGGCTTGGAGCTGGAATCGATACAGCGCTTTCTCTTGGCGGCGGCCCTTTAGGAAGGTTTGCTGGTAAAGCATTGGGTAGTTTGGGGGGTAAGTGGCTTGGAGAGAAGGCTGCCCAGAACATCCTCAAGGAGGAAGCCAATACCATCGTTGGCCAAAACTATCCCGGACTGACGAAAACCTTCGCCGGACTGGAGAAGCAGGAAGTGGTCGATGCGGCCGCAAATATCGGTGCACGCGCCGGCATTCCGTCAGGCATGGTGGCCACAGGCGAGGCGGTGGACCGGGTCCGCCCTGGGGAGTATGTGAACAGCTTGGTCAGTCAGTATTTAGACCTGGGTCCGCCGACGCAAGCCCCGTCCGGACTGTACACGGCAAACGGCGAGTTTCGTACTTGGGACGATCTGAGAGCGGGCGCGACGGACGCTCTGCGTCGCACGTTGGTTCATGGTGAAAGTGTCGCGGGAGACCTGCTCAAAGACGTCGGCCTGAAGCGGGAGCCGCAGGCCGTGCCCGGGAATCCCGACGGTGCGTTGACGGCTGGAGGCGGGCGTGCGGGTCCTGGGGCTGATCCGGCTGGAGGGGTGTTCAATCGGGGGGAGGAGGCGATCCGCCAGGAGATCGCGGCGATCCAGAGCCAGATCGCCCAGCTTCAGCAGGCGCTCGAAGGTCTGCGCAGCCAGGTCAGGGACAACCCGATGGGCGGAGGCCCGGATCTCGGCAGGCTTCTGGGCGGGAACGACCGGCCCCCGGTCGTGCAGCAGCCGCAGCAGACGCCGGAGGATAATGCCAAAGGCGATGCGCCCGGACCGGCGCAGCGGTAAGCGCAGTCTGGTCAGCGGCAGCGAGACGTGCCAAGCCTAAAGCGCATCATGCGTCATCAAATTCGAGGCGTCCGCTATACGCTATCTCACCTAGGCATAAATGTCTAGGGACTTTTCGCGCTCCGTGGTTGTGGGTAACACTCCAAACACCCTAAAGATGATCGGTGTTATAGATATTGCCATGAAGGCCAGAGTAAATCGGGTTACGCCACCAAGGAACATCTTCGTCTTCATCCTGATTATGCGGACCCAGCCCGAGCCCAATCGGCTTCATTATCTCGGCCATCAACCTCGCCCGCTCCTCCGGCGTCAGCCGTTTCAGCCGCTCGATCTCATCGGGCGGCACACCTTCTTTCGCCAGCTGATCCCACAGGCCGTGGATGACCATCCATGCCACGGTGGGCTTGCGCTGCTCGACGGGTTTGCGGCGATTGAATAACAAGAAAACCGCAGAAGAGGCGAGACCGAGTGGCATCGCCATCCAGTCATCAGGTGAATTGGGGGAAAGCACACCCATCCAACCCGTTAGAACAAAAAAGTAGGAGACAAGGATCGCCCAGGTCCGAAACCGCTTGTGAAGCGGTTTCCAGGCAGCGACGAATGGAGCCACGATCAGGCAAATCATCAAGGCATTCTTGCCGACATGTTGATCTCCGACCACAAGTGACCAAGGGAGCAACATCGCGAGCCCCAGCAGGGCGCACGCGGCCGAGGCGTTCCACATCGATTTCGCCAGATTCTCACGAAAAAGCTTGACAGCACGGAAAGAAAACACGACCCCGTAGAAGAACAAGACCAGATCGCCTACGACGGCAGTCCAGAAAAGAATGCTTTCGGGTTTCATTTTTCGTCATCCCAGTTTTCGACACGAAGGCCGTCAACCCGCTGAAACTCGCGCATATTCATCGTAACGAGCGTGAGCGAGCGGGAACGAGCCTGCCCTGCGATCAGCACGTCGTAGCCGCCAATTGGTGTACCTTGCGCAGCAAGTGCGGCGCGTATCTCTCCAGCATGTCGCGCGTCCTCCTGATCAAAAGGGACGACCTCGAAGCGGAGCGCATCGACGAGGGCCAAATTACGGTCGCGTCGCAGGCTCTTGTATGCGCCGAAGTAGAGTTCATGCAACACGACGGCAGACAGACCAATGTCGCTTGGATGATACTGACGCAGACGCCGCGCAACATGGCTGGCCGGGTCGTTCAGCACGGCGATCACCGCATTGGAATCAAGCAGGAAGCGCATCAACGGAAGAGTTCATCCAATTCCGGCCGTTCCTGCGGTGCAGGTTGCTCCGTAGCCGACTGCCTGAAGTCGGCATCGACCGGACCGGTAAGCGCATCGAGCCAAGCCCAGTCGGTCGGGATTGGCTCGAGAATGACTGCGGCCCCGTGCCGGCGAATCCGTACTTCATTGCCATCGAACCGAAACTCCTTGGGCAGGCGTACCGCCTGGGATCGGCCAGACCAAAATACCTTGGCTGTTTCCATGGCTGCCTCCACTGATATATATCGAAAAGATATACCATTGTGGGCGGAAAATCAACCACTTCATCGCCGCCTCGATCCCGGGATGCAGCGGCCCGTCCGGGACGAAAAGCCGCACGATGGCGGAGGTGTCGACCACCCAGATCATCGCGCCCGGTCCGCCCGGACATCCTCGACGGTATCGCCGAGGGTTCGCCCGGCGAGTCTGCCGCGCCATTGCCGGGCAGCCTCCACGGGCGACGGCCTGGCCAGGCGGACTTCCCGTTCGATCAGGGCGCGAACGTATTCCTGCACGCTGCGATGACTGGCGGCCGCAAGCCGTTTCAGCGCCTCGTGGACCTCATCGGGCAGGTTGCGGATATGGAGTGCTTTCATAGTGGTTCCTGTGCCACAGAAAGGTAGCGATATGCTACCTATTATTTGCTACCATCTTAGCACAAAAAATTGCTTGACACCAGACGAAGGGGATGCTAGAAAGCAAGTCAGGTGCTAGCAACACCTCCAAAGCGGTCTTCCGCGCCCGACAGTTCGCGGTATTTTTATGTCCGGAATCCGTCCGCCGCCTCCTCGGGCGGGTTCCCTGCCGAGCCGATGGCCGGGTGTGCGGCTAATACAAGACCCGCGAGGGGAATACGCCCGCCGCTCTTTGGACGGTTGCTAGCACCCGGCCGCCCACGGTCTTTCGTGGGTACTCGACTCGACAGGGGCGAAAATGAACCAAGAAGAACTCGACCTTCTCGACCGCGAAGAGCGGGTGTTCGCCTGCTTTCAGACGGTGATCGACCTGCTCAATCCCGCTGAAACCACGGACGTAAACAGGGTCGGCAACCTTCTTGACTTCCTCATCGAGGAATACCAGGCCATCCGTGAAGAGATGCACCGGCGCATCGGCGGGCTCGACAGCGGCGGTTGAGCCGGAGATAGTGCATTTCAGCGGATGCGCCGGTTAAGCTGACTCTTTTAATCCGAGATCTGGGATCTGCAATGCACAAGACGGCTGTTGCCCGATAGGTATATGGCTCAGAAGGAATGGTTGATGGACGAGACTTACATTGGCGTTTTCGCAGACGAATCCGACCGCGCCAGCGCCGTCGAGGCGATATTCAACGCCGAGGCGCTGGGGGATGCCCGGCGGAAGGCACAACCGGAGACACACCCGGATTTCGACGGCAGGCATTGCGTCGAATGCGGCGAGCGGATTCCAA is a window from the Pelomicrobium methylotrophicum genome containing:
- the traC gene encoding type IV secretion system protein TraC, which produces MLEALRHIFFGERFEPADAIPRSLLSQLASIPKLTGMLPYLGWMPDERLFVLDQGAFGGKPEQNLGFCIETMPQTGASEEMERVLASLFMSCPTGTGIQVSLYATPHILPVLRRQAAMLPVDPPEDGAGMTSHGWEERRNRNIFRVMARRRIDHYLRGTGQSMFGNRVYLLRDYRCVISVTLPLDPSRTADAEEAIRIRESVHATLRSAHLPGRDWMPEDLINFVADFFDHERVFGTAADIRIEYEDMKPLRDHVSNPEVASAVADNFIKFRKSGGKETALQCFSVRQYPKYYRLGHMGALIGDYYQMALSIPCPFLITMGAIILDYESARSRAQIKAARATQAAGSYMAHFQPDLQDRKRDWDMVLRAFDNGRNVVQMCHQIVLVSRLEDAAKAEHAVRAVWRARGFDLAKDFYLQHQALMAALPMTFTQPLQRDLRVFGRVSTKTADNAVMMAPFIAEWKGTETPVLTLFGRRGQIMTFDLFDNTGGNYNFACAALSGSGKSVLVNEIAFRYLGAGAKVWIIDVGRSYRNLCELLDGEFVEFTDERRNTLCLNPFSMVVDINNDMEMILPLIAQMASPREPLDNYGYAALASAIKRVWDQKGKQATITDVYELLRTGRLTDDEEMERDLSRLATALEPYTRHGVYASYFEGEANIAFHKDFVVLELEELKSKKDLQAVVMQLMMYRITQEMYLDRSRRKLVIIDEAWDLMGSGSSAGFIEAGYRRARKYGGAFGTVTQSVEDYYKNDATKAAIQNADWLFLLRQKPESIDRLGKEGKLHVDEWMKRQLSSVATEHGHYSEIFVHGPMGSGVGRLILDPFSMLLYSTRAEDFQAIKSLKDQGMSVIEAIETILQQRGSQ
- a CDS encoding conjugal transfer protein TraF; amino-acid sequence: MRASAFLIFFAIVVPGAAFGGAGIDYPSAWECDQARFNWYCDLPPEQKQQETQRAKEKPKSKEELALERLEAKARRLKELRALAILEPTPEHIAAYIRAQEETMQMAATFSDVWRRVVWQNPDLNYELKRPVNNAAIDTYNKVRREAEMKVLDEIKKDWGIFFFFRSDCPYCHRMAPTLRFLSDMYGITVFPVTLDGRGLPEYPDPRPDNGMARMLNITQVPMLVLGNVRDRRLIPLGSGVISAQDVIERIYILAGTKPGELY
- a CDS encoding conjugal transfer protein TraH; this encodes MQSWFDSMGVYGNVTGTQALKGQTGTTFFGGNLYMRAPQRNYSLFNVAPPSIKAGCGGIDLFAGAFSFMNAEQITALLRNMANNAIGVAFQLAVESAAPELAGVLKWAQDQAAKMNSVNLNSCQLSTGLMTASWPDRAAAERVARRMGLDPNSNIVSDTWKAWNRLWTEAPATIANESRQYAQNDSRLNDSLGDVNVTWSAMNRVGISDSDVRDLMMSMIGTVIITRNKSDGSKPDARYVKLGDNVTLRDWIGDPGAAVTQTKTVMTCPNYDCLNPGTRAVQVLNFARYVRDRLDSIVAKVRNRQTQNLSPGEYMILQGTYIPVWKLAVLASRNEAAQAMLDAAPRAIALDIAYTYLSSLQKEMDKALLNSQATDSPTFLEEVKKLQSRLAEVRAELAGELRTEIQQAGQAMEYARTAAMLYEQVNRSLDLKFRTAAQLFGGVKAAQQ
- a CDS encoding conjugal transfer protein TraG N-terminal domain-containing protein; protein product: MNFEVYSYWNIEELKGVFNAVAALMGGADFLGLMRTLALVMILSLALVVLAGRGRMENFWQWVFMVAILHGVLFVPKTNVILVDRTGSQPTQVVANVPIGLAALAHTVSKIGDWTTRAFETVFSLPDDIKFQSSGMMFGQRVQQEMRFLKIISSPLSADFNAWYRECVVPEIALTNGAILDDVMQAPDAWAALNGRTNPALYVTISDTLMNCQQAYDNLTQRFNAESRTVLDRFATALLPGNPAAVTKVSNVINTTDSLFLGISRSAVDAIRQGIVGMALLDAHCNVFAESNNPAKAAACLAQVSSIRSANAAYTVMAKVAESSMPKLRNAIELVQYAIAPIILLIAVVSGHYAIRVLRTYAMSLVWIQLWPPLYAVVHYIMTVKAQQLAQMTQSNGGAMEWLSMVDSVMMSDQAVAGMLVVAIPPIAAALVKGGEVGLQAVAGLVTPPRSAEKEAAEIARGNYTAGQFSAAPTLTTGAWSAKVMSTDGTVTNVFASGESALDARLRMHNLGAAINFDQRMATAVQRQAERAEQASATEAVEAAQTVTSALSNAVTSGLVRSRGEGGRTTFTAADRTEFSENVAKAMNLAASHLHRKGLDQTLAAEIAGLATASFGMPELLKKISPAQIEATLQAKGLSNTKASDVLQAARELSENKEFREAVQKLRSTGRSDEFGITDESRRQGAKETAARLEDAFSRAESAGAQYQRSLALREQASKISQAGGAFNVNAMREFVDWLERERPDAVADLRRGWIRGGNPATAELVQAASEDWLGREKLQKLADEFIQERAAKLVDEKALSPDVRGFYEVETEKLPDGTDVRSHGEGNQAAVENQAARHGVAPGSAVTLNRHVPGQVEATGNEADARIGKQKGEIEREGGGLKEKTKKAEEPQSLLGLAGTSALNLAGSVAPRGTVWLLDKSASGVGLQPTAAFWRRDADSYEGGWLGAGIDTALSLGGGPLGRFAGKALGSLGGKWLGEKAAQNILKEEANTIVGQNYPGLTKTFAGLEKQEVVDAAANIGARAGIPSGMVATGEAVDRVRPGEYVNSLVSQYLDLGPPTQAPSGLYTANGEFRTWDDLRAGATDALRRTLVHGESVAGDLLKDVGLKREPQAVPGNPDGALTAGGGRAGPGADPAGGVFNRGEEAIRQEIAAIQSQIAQLQQALEGLRSQVRDNPMGGGPDLGRLLGGNDRPPVVQQPQQTPEDNAKGDAPGPAQR
- a CDS encoding type II toxin-antitoxin system VapC family toxin codes for the protein MRFLLDSNAVIAVLNDPASHVARRLRQYHPSDIGLSAVVLHELYFGAYKSLRRDRNLALVDALRFEVVPFDQEDARHAGEIRAALAAQGTPIGGYDVLIAGQARSRSLTLVTMNMREFQRVDGLRVENWDDEK
- a CDS encoding antitoxin → METAKVFWSGRSQAVRLPKEFRFDGNEVRIRRHGAAVILEPIPTDWAWLDALTGPVDADFRQSATEQPAPQERPELDELFR
- a CDS encoding FitA-like ribbon-helix-helix domain-containing protein, which produces MKALHIRNLPDEVHEALKRLAAASHRSVQEYVRALIEREVRLARPSPVEAARQWRGRLAGRTLGDTVEDVRADRAR
- a CDS encoding TraR/DksA C4-type zinc finger protein, producing the protein MDETYIGVFADESDRASAVEAIFNAEALGDARRKAQPETHPDFDGRHCVECGERIPKERLALGRVRCVECQTTLEHQRKLMRA